The genomic stretch TTGGTCCAAGCACCATCTTGCTGCCATCTAATGCTGGGAATGCGCCTGCACCCTTACCGTTTGGTTGGTGACATGCAGCGCAGTTAGCTGCATAGACCTTAGCCCCACGCTCCTTTTGCTCATCCAAGGTATAGACCTTTGATGGATCATCGGAGGCTGCACCCATTTCTTTTTTCTTCTCTGCTACCCACTTGGTGTAGTCGTCTTGTGAAACCACATTCACTACGATAGGCATAAAGGCATGCTCAGCACCACACAACTCTGAACACTGACCGCGGAATTTTCCGATTGTTTCTGCGCGGAACCAGGTATCACGCACAAAACCAGGGATTGCATCTTGCTTTACGCCAAATGCTGGAACTGCCCAAGCATGGATCACGTCGTTTGCAGTTGTAATCATGCGAATTTTTTTGCCAACTGGCACAACCATTTCGTTATCTACTTCCATCAAATAGGTATTTGATTTCGCTTCTAGGTTATTAATGGCTTCACGAGATGTAGATAGGGTGGATAAAAAGCTAATGCCCTCACCCTCACCTTTAATATAGTCGTAACCCCATTTCCACTGGTAGCCAGTAGTCTTAATGGTGATGTCTGAATTCGTAGTGTCTTTCATTGCCACAACGGTTTTAGTTGCCGGCAAAGCCATACCGATCACGATCAACAACGGAATTACCGTCCAGATGATTTCAACAGTAGTGCTCTCGTGAAATGATGCTGATTTAGCACCCAAGGATTTGCGATGCTTGAGGATGGAATAGAACATCACCCCAAAAACGCCAATAAAAATCAGAGCGCAAATGATCAACATCATCCAATGCAGCCAATGGATTTCTTGCATGATTTTGGTCGCTGCAGGGGTAAAGTTCAGCTGATTTACGGCCGGACCACCTGGCATATCTTCTGCAGCCCGTGCAATTGCAGTGCCAAAGGCTGCTACTAAGTAGAGCGACGCCCTAGTGACTTTTCCAAATAAATTCATCTTATTCTCTGTTTATTGTCATGAGCTTCTGTAGCAATACAGACTCAGAAAGCCCAAAAAAACGGTATCAAGCAATTCAACTAGCGCTAATTATAGGGTTAATTAAGTTCAACAACAAACGGGATTAACCAGGCTTGACTCAATCTTGACAATGGTTTAAAAGATAGTAAGCGCTCACACTTAAGCAGAATCACTACTAGTCTTGCGTCCGATTTGATTTGGATCAACATATGCAACATGATCTTGTGGTTTAGCAAGGTGCTTACCTAAAGCCCAAGCATGTCCATACACCACCTCTAAGGTGAGTTTGCTGGGCAATTGAGGCAATTGAGCTTGATTTTTTTCATTGAGGGCCAGTAGATTTAACGCTTTGGCATCTGACAGCAACAGTGCATCTGAATCGTAATTCAGTTTTAAAAACTCCATATCCATTACGGGATCAGAAAAACGTTCGCCCAATAGAGCATCCCCCATATCGTGCATATCCCACGGGCTAGGCAAGTTCTCAATCTGCAATTGCTGGGCTAAAGATTCAGACTTGAGTTCTTTAGCGGTATCAGGCCCCAGATAACTCAATGTTAGTAAGCCACCCTCTTTAAGTACTCGCCAGCATTCCTTTAAGAATTGCTTGGGATCGGCCAGATTCTGAATCAAAAGAACACTCACCACCAAATCTACAGAATTACTAGGTAGATTGATTCGCCCCGTCTTCATATAGTCATTTAGAGAAACTACGGCGGTAGATTTCATCTTGGAATTCCAAAAACGAGTCAGTCTCAATTTATACAACTCAAAACTGGATAACTCACTTTCTGGCGCACAATGAAAACGAATTCCAGGAAAACGTTTTGTCAGAAAAGGGGCGTGCGCTCCAGGGAAATCTGGAATCAACAAGACATCTTTTGCCTCCAACTTCACGATGTCTAATTTTTGCAGCATGCGGCCTGCAATTTCATCCTGAAGCCATCTGATTGATTGGGTCATTGGCTCAGTATACTCAGCAGCCCATGCGGCCAATAGAGAATATTTTTCAATCGATTTGTTCTCACCTATTACCAAGCTC from Polynucleobacter sp. AP-Jannik-300A-C4 encodes the following:
- a CDS encoding class I SAM-dependent methyltransferase, with the translated sequence MTQSIRWLQDEIAGRMLQKLDIVKLEAKDVLLIPDFPGAHAPFLTKRFPGIRFHCAPESELSSFELYKLRLTRFWNSKMKSTAVVSLNDYMKTGRINLPSNSVDLVVSVLLIQNLADPKQFLKECWRVLKEGGLLTLSYLGPDTAKELKSESLAQQLQIENLPSPWDMHDMGDALLGERFSDPVMDMEFLKLNYDSDALLLSDAKALNLLALNEKNQAQLPQLPSKLTLEVVYGHAWALGKHLAKPQDHVAYVDPNQIGRKTSSDSA
- the coxB gene encoding cytochrome c oxidase subunit II, whose product is MNLFGKVTRASLYLVAAFGTAIARAAEDMPGGPAVNQLNFTPAATKIMQEIHWLHWMMLIICALIFIGVFGVMFYSILKHRKSLGAKSASFHESTTVEIIWTVIPLLIVIGMALPATKTVVAMKDTTNSDITIKTTGYQWKWGYDYIKGEGEGISFLSTLSTSREAINNLEAKSNTYLMEVDNEMVVPVGKKIRMITTANDVIHAWAVPAFGVKQDAIPGFVRDTWFRAETIGKFRGQCSELCGAEHAFMPIVVNVVSQDDYTKWVAEKKKEMGAASDDPSKVYTLDEQKERGAKVYAANCAACHQPNGKGAGAFPALDGSKMVLGPKAAQYDILINGKGAMPKWAGVISDGDIAAVMTYTRNAWGNKTGEIIQTQDIVSARAGK